ACTGTCTCCTAATGCAGGTTCACAGCAGCACACACGAGAGGACTGACCTTACAGCGGAAAACAGCTCTGATCAAGGTAAATGTGAGCGACTGGACGGAGACAACATTGCATTTATGGCTTCTTGTCTTAAGTTCCATAAAGCAAAGCTGCTTTCATCTGAAGATTCAAGTATGATCTCTTTTATATtttccaatttatttatttattttttatttttttgttaaagttttagtaattatgcatttttgtcattcttagtttttaaatgtctacatagtttttattttttattttatttgtagttattttcatactttaaggcagtgtcattttagtatcactgagataaTATTGTagcttttgttaatattttgaattagattatatttgtataaaatatgtaaatttaatttaataaaattatatataatttaattttgttattttttaacatttttattagtttttgttgtttaaatgtctatagtttttattattattttagttttagtttcaatTATTTTAGTACGAGTTGCCTTATCAATGTTGCCTTatcaactagctgaaataaaatatattttttaaatattttatttcatttcagttaacatttacttcatttcaagtgttttttttatgggttttgttttattttactgttataaCCCTGCTTCAAGTTAAATTAAAGGAAGTGAGAAATGTTgttataagtatttttttttttttttttagttaccaCACCaaacttcaaaaaataaaaattaaaaaataaaataaaataactgaaaatgtaaaataattagataattaaataaataaaataacatatatatatatatatatataattttttttttttttgaacttgtaaatgaaacaaacataatATCATTGGATGTTGTATTAGAAAATACCATTTCAGTCGTtctacttcaaattttaagtttagttcaGTGTTACTAgtaatttctttgtaattgtttgtgaaatttacttgcaatttcagagtcaaacttttttttgtatgatgaaaaaacactttgttgataaattaaacataacccattttttaatgcaacatGGTGGCACTAAACCTGCTTAAACCAGTTCAGACCAGCCTGGTTAAGATCTTACGTCTGAGCTGGTCTTGAGTGCAGGACATTTTAAGTTTCTATTATTGAAGTGTTCTGCTGACTGATTATTTCACAGAAGAGTCTGATGAAGAAACCGAAGATCCAGAGTTGAGAAAAGccataaagaaaatgaagagaCTGGACCGGACTCTGGCTCTCAAGGCGTCAGCGGAGAGAGAGGTGAAACAGAGAGGAAAGGAGCAGCACCAGAGACTCTGCCAGGAGCTTCAGGTCCGTCTGTAGATCTAAACATAAACAGGGCTCCATACAGACGCCTGTGTGCTTTACTAACGCTGACACACGTTACAGGCCGTGAATCTCAGGATGAGCAGCAATGAGATGGAAAACACCAGACGCTTCCTGGCACTGACACCCAACAATTGTGAGCCTATCGGacataatgttaattatttttattttaaatttacatgtgtgtgtgtgtgtatatatatataattcagatGCATGATGaaatgtgtgttatttgtgagctaaatgattcattcatcaaTGCACCTTAGATCAGGACTGTGATGAAGTGGATTTTGTCCCTGTGTTTGAGACTGAAGTTCTCGATCTGAAGAACAACATGAACACCAGACATGAGACGGAAGGTAAAGGACTGAAACATCATTCTAAACCTGTGCAATAATTTCCGAGACACTGTGTCGCtgtttctgttgttattttttcactcagaaattgctctTAAATTTTGCAAATAGTTTGACCCGACATTCttgtaatggttttaaaaagcacgtataGTGATGTGTGAAACGGAGCTTTTCAAAACACAGAATCAATTGAACcattgcgtcgcaaaatgattcactgtttcgaagcgctccagtCGGATGGCATATCGCgaataatttgtttcaaatcgggacttcagattgcggatcgtgaatcatttcccGAATTGAATGAGTCattatctgaaatgatggttcgcaaaTCTTTATTCAGATCGAGATTTTGGAGCGctgatcgcgaatcatttgatccagATCCGGTTCGCAAATCttgttttctgatttttttttattaaacagtagacagtaaaaacaacacaaagaagaagcaaagtatacacaaatacaaatcccttaagaaaattaaccgtgattttactgtagtaaaaaacatgttttttgtataaccacggttttactacaaataccatggttaaactatggctATTGTAGCAAATACatatggttaatttgtggttaccatggtttaactgtaGTAATCATGTGTTgccaaactaaacaaaaaagcaatacAGTTACACATTAGACGACACAGGATAAATATAGAGATACAGTTTCTTAGGATGAACAGAACTTTGTATAGTTTCCATGTACTTGTCTAGATCAGCTCTGAATAAAGAGAGGTTTAGAGGCAGATTTGAGTTTATGTATGTGAAATTTAGCTAACAGGAAACAAATTAATGAAGTTATATTTTCCTATATTTTTAGTAGTCAAACAATCCAAAGAACacatctttaaaacagaaagaaaaggcATTTACAAAATGAGATCAGATGAACATGAATAATTCTGATccaaatgtgtctgtgtgtttcatTGGCAAACAAGTGAATGAATGTTCCTcagaagagacaaaaacagcaactcACTTCAATGTCTGACTGATATTATAATTACGTCCATAAGCTTTTTGTGAAATGTGGatgtcattattcagatcaattCAGTTTAATTATAAAGCCCTATAAAAACAAGCTACTTTAAGTAGATTTCCCTCCAAATCTGTATTACTTTAATGCAAAAAGCTGCATTGTTTAAATGATGTAGTAGTTTTATAAAGTGTGATTGTAGGCATATGTCATGATGATAATATGTGATTGTGATGTTATGCTGAAATATGATATGTATGTATCTCTTTTCATGGTGTTTACATTATTGATAATGTTGTTTTATCTGTAGAGTGTCACTAGAGGGCGTCCTGATGTCATGAATCATGCTTTAATAGCAGGATGTTTCAGTGTTGAATAAGCTCTTCTGCCAGTCACTTACATCTTCAGCACTcactcctgtgtgtgtgtgtgtgtgtgtgtgtgtgtgtgagcagaaCACGCGGGTCAGCAGGTGATGGAGGATCAGCCGGCAGACGGCAGACAGCGAGGAGCTGCTCGCAGCAAGCGCAGACAAGACTTTGTCAAGAGAAATATTGAGGTATGTCGAGGTCACGTCAGGCCGATTAGAGCCATATGACTGAACATGTGGGTGAAGAATGCTGGAAAGAGCCGTGGTTTTCTCACCCCTGCTGGCGTACGGTTTATTGAAGAGCTCGTCCCGTTGGTTTTTAGATGGCCTGAATGTCATTTTGATGCTCGGAGTCAGGTGGTTTCGGGAGGAGGGGCTTGCTCTTTCTGCAGAGCATCTGATTGGCCTGAAAGCACCCAGTGATGTCATCGAAAGTTTTGGTCTGTTTTCCCTGGAAATgtgcaaaactgcatttgtaTTCCATGGGGTCTTTTAACATGGAAAGATATCCATTCATACAAGGACAGAATGGAATATTagtgtaatgtttaattttacacTGCTCTATTTTCCTGTGAAATTGGTTTCAGCTGCATTGCAGAAACTGATGTTCTTCATCAGTAATTATGACTTATTTtccattacaaatatttaaacatttcctAAATTTACTGGAGATGCACAAGAACATCAGATAAGAAGATAATTTGACCAAAACAAattgagtttatgcttaaagcgcaaacaaatatctgccaatggggtcagaaaaaacaaatgaatttagAAGGAAAACAGGTTTATATTtgaccccactggcagatatttgttcttgtttaagtCATCAGctcacttcattttgatcaatttctgAGGAAACAAGACCTATTACCTTATCATTAGGGTCTATCTTAGGGTTTATGTGAGTTTATTCATGCActgcaaataaattaatatattttcctcagtatttctgtcttgttttccagtacaaatatctaaacatccttaaatcaagatacgtttacttgagatgcaaaatgaaaataagaagtctggttttatgaaaataaaatgagtttatgattaaaacaagaacaaatatgaaaaatggaaacttgttttccttttaaattaagtgtgtttttctgagcccactggcagatatttgtttgtgttttaatcaTGAACTCATTTTATTTGAACCAATTTTTCATAAAACCCAACTTcttatatattatcatattgtATTTCTAGTAAATGTATGTTGATTTAAGCATCTTTAGACATTTGTGCtggaaaacaagaaagaaatgcTTGGGTTTTAGCAGGGATTGGATCATAAAGCAAATGTTTGATCATTTGATTGAAGGTGTTTGTGATTGTTCAGCTCGCAGGAGCGACAGGAAACTCGTTTCTGCTCACGCAAcaggagaaagagagaataGAGGAACTGCTGAAAGATCTAGAGGAAGAACTGGATGACAGTGACCTGCTAACTGAACCGCAGGTATgtcatacacatatacacacatattagtGGAGTTAGTCATCAGTAGTACTAGTGATCAGTCCTCTAACACTCAATGTTACTCTTCGTTTAATGACTCACTTCTCTGTCACTCACTGTGAGATTCAGATTCAGATGTTGTGACTGACAGTTTGTAAtcgtttaaagaaaaaagtcttgTGATTAGTCAGTGAAAGAAAGCACCTGATCCTCAGCTGTGAGTTGAAGCGTTGGTCAGGTTTCGGTGTGTCTTAAGTCACTCGTTGTTCTTCATTCTGCCGGTGTTTACGAGCTCTTTTCATCTGATTCTCATCTCACCGCCACAGGAGTTGGCCTCTACATTTATAAAGTCCTTCTTTCCTTTGCAAACCAATTTCTGTAATTGCGCGCGGAAGCCCAACAGGACCGCAGATGTTTGGATCGACCTCACAGGTCCGACGGAAACTTCCTGTTATTGCAGGAGCTTGTCGATGGTCAGGAGATGTTTGATGACTTTTGGACTCAGGAGCCTCTGGCATAATGAAAGTCTCTCTGCTCGTGTTTGACTCTTTGACCCGACAGACTGAGACTCACAGTGGGATCAGTCTGCTAGTAAATCATCCCACAGGTTGAGAAACAATAGTTACTATAGCGCTTAGCGCAATACAGAtcatttcaaagcagcttcacagaaatAAGCAGGTGTTAATGTTGTAAAATCCACCAGtttcagctgtaaagcagctctacagaagacaagagagtcattattcagatcaattCGGTTCAAGTTTTGTTCTCATCTGACAGTGTCAGTGCAGTCAAATCAATAATATTACTGAACATTAAGTGTCTTATAAGCTGAACTGCATGattgttcagtaaataaaatctgaatggATTTTATTCTTGTATAAGTGGAATAATGTTTAGTTGTTAACATGtagttattagttatttttagtaCTGATGTTCCTATGGAAGATTGTGACtattaatctcacaattttgactgtttttcttttaattcttagtttatatctcacattttggatgctattttttacagtttgtacttgcaaagtcagaattgtgagaggttaacttacaattgtgagtttataattatatataaacttctttttctgtagtctatatattatatattctctattctatatttttttctattctgtATATTAACTACATGAaattttcttctcagaattgtgagatgtttcAAAAGTGTTGCAAGTACCTCAttggcagaaaaaaaatgaactgtgagaaataaacttggaattctgagaaagatCCAGAGTTATGAGAAAAATGTTGGGACTGTGTTACATAAACTTGGAATTACgaggaaaaatgtaaatgttttagatAAACTTGGAAtgtcaagaaaaataaaatagataaacttggaattctgaagaaaaaatacaaattgtgagagaaacttggaattctgagaagaaaaaagtaaataatttgttaatgttaagtaaacttggaattcagagaaaaaagaaaataaatattgtgaGAGAAACTtggaattccaaaaaaaaaagtaaaaattcttAGGTAAACTTGGAATactgagaaagaaaaaactgtgagagaaacttggaattctgagaaaaaaggtaaaaattgtttaagaaacttggaattctgagaacaaaattGTTAGATAAACTTGGCATTCTGagagaagaaataaaaattgtgagagAGACTTGGAATCcaagaaaaaaatttttttagatAAACATGGAATTTCGAGGAAAAAAGTTAGAGGAACTTGgagttctgaggggaaaaatggtaaaaattgtgagagaaacttggaattccaagaaaaaaaaatgaaaatggttagataaacttggaattctgaggggggaaaagtaaaaattgtgagagaaacttaaaattctgagaaaaaatagtaaaaattgtttaagaaacttggaattctgagaataaaattgttagataaacttttaattctgaggagaaaaaagtaaaaaattgtgagagaaacttggaattctgagggaaaaaatgttaagtaaactttgaaaaaattgaatgtgaaaaaaagaaaataaaaattgtgagcGAAACTtggaattccaagaaaaaatgtaaaaattgttaGGTAAACTCAGAATactgagaaagaaaaaactgtGAGTGAAACTTGGAAttccaaggaaaaaaaatgaaaatggttagataaactctaaattctgaggggaaaaaagtaaaaaattgtgagagaaacttaaaattctgagaaaaaaggtaaaaattgtgagagaaacttggaattctgagaataaaattgttagataaacttggaattctgagaaaagaaatgaaaattgtgagataaagttgaGATTCTGAGGGGAAAATGTAAGAGGAACTTGGAGTGCTGAGGGAaaacaaattgtaaaaattgtgagagaaacttggaattccaagaaaaaaaataaaaatggatagATAAACTTGTCGTTCTGAGGAAAAGCAGAGCTGTGTGTAATAAACTGAGAAAAACAGCCAGAATTGTGAGCCAATAAGCAATTCAATTTTTAGTTTTCGTGTTGGTCATGTTGGTCCGCAGCAGTTAATGGTGTTTTAGGTAAATCATCTAGGTCAGCGTTGCTCTGCCTGCCCATTATGACTTTAGTAGcttttaaatatagatagatGATGTGGAGGGTGTTGTTGGGCTTATTTCCATCATACGGTCATGTTTTAAGGGTCACCAGCATCGAAGGCCAAAGCACATTAAAGTATGACGGACCGCTTCCCTTCAGCTGTTGGAATCTCCACCTTCTGCCGGAGTCTCATTCTACATCACCTCATTATTAATCGCTGTAGTTCTTCTGTGTTTGATCCAGCGCTGTGTAAACTGCTTATTTGGACTTATTTGTTCAGAGCTGGATGATTGTTTTTCTGGAGAAACACTGATTGGTCGCGGCGGTACCGTACACAACCATTACTGGAAATTATCAACacagtttacacaaaataaaCCATTTACTTATCAACAAATACACTTCATTAGAAGAAAAAACGTTACACAGTTCACACAATATCCACGCAGCGTTGCGTGCATCTTATATAATgcagttttgatgctggaattcACACAGTATCCACCATGCATCGTATATACTCAGGCAAACAAACTGTAAATGAACTGCACAGAAACTAGAAACTCACTGTTTCTATCTTCGTATGCAGCAGTGAACTGCTGACCGCTGCTGTTCTCATTCTTCTTTAAGAGAGACTCGCTCTCACATAATGTGCACGTTTAGCccacaaaatgtgcagttgaAGGTGCTTCTGGCACTGAACTGGAGCTTGACGGAACCCTCTTGCTCCTGCCCTGAAAGCGTCCTCCGTGCCAGAGGAGGCAGAGCTGGGGAAATCGATTCTGATGGCCGAACAAAGAGCGCTCTGTGTCGGCCCGGGGCTTCTGTCAGCCGTTACCTTGGTTTTGATCTCCTCGAATTCTCACACATGCGCTTCTGGAACGAGCCGATGGAAATAAGTAGATGCTGCTCATGTGAGCGCCAGAGTATCGTGTTATTAGTGTTTGCGCTGATATCCTTCAAACGTGCTTGTTCTCAATTACTTCATCGAGAGCACATAATGTCCAGAAACTCATTTCAGCCCTGTTTATGTCGTTGTGAACGCTTTAAGAAGAACCTCCATTGATTTTGATTGAATGTTTGGCAGTCGAAACATCATCATAATGCATTTGCGTGGTGAATTGCAATTGGTCTTGTCTTCTTTGTGTATATTTAACCACTTGATCATCTTTAGAAatgagtaatggtgctgaaaattcagctttgatcacagcaatcaattacattttaaaagagatTCACAtagaaacagctgttttaaatcataataatatttcattgtttttactgtatcttttatcaaataaatgcggccTCTTTgcgcagaagagacttcttttaaaaacatttaattatttcaaagaTTTGGCTGCAAGTGTGGGTTGTTATAGGTTTTCTTAGATTTGTATTTTGTTCAAGTACAAGATTATTTAGATCATTCATCTGTTTATTACGACagcattttagtgccacgttaaaaacattttttctaagATCATtagattaaagtcataaaataataagtcgaaaataaagtcgaaatattttgaagtcgaaattacgagactaaagtttaaatattatttccaagcatactgtcccCACAAGTATgacacatggtatgatttctgctaatactctcaaaatattataaatgtaatttctacaatttaattttacaataattacaatatacaatatgcaatttaattatatttagactttattctagaaatattttgactttattcttgaaatgttttgactttgttctcatagtaattagactttattcttgtagtattttgactttatttttaaaatattttgactttattgtcgtagtatttttactttattctcatagtatttcaaatttattcttgtagtattgttactttattcttgtagtatttcaactttattctcgtagtatttcgactttattcttgaaatattttgactttattcttgtagtatttttactttattctcatagtatttcaaatttattcttgtagtattgttactttattcttgtagtatttcaactttattctcatagtatttttactttattctagtattatttcgactttattcttgaaatattttgaccttattcttgtagtatttttactttattctcatagtatttttactttattgtcgtagtatttcgactttattcttgaaatattttgactttattcttgtagtatttttactttattctcgtagtatttcaaatttattcttgtagtatttcaaatttattcttgtagtatttttactttattcttgtagtactttttactttattcttgtagtatttttactttattctcgtagtatttcaaatttattcttgaCTTTTCTCAAAGTATTATgactcgtaatcttagattttttttttacatagcaTTAAAATGCTGTCGTAGTTTATAACCCAGGGTTATTataatgaactaaaactaaaaccataaaaaatatttgttttaaacatgttaGTTACTTGATGTACAAAAATAAGTTACAGCTAAAACTGACTGATAAAAATAAAgactatatagacatttaaaaacaataaaaactaataacagCAAAATTACCAAAACTTTCCCTAAAATTGACATGGAAGcagaacataaaaataaaacccaaCTCTGAATGATACTAAAAAGCACTATTATAACCTCCATGTGTGTCGTGCAGTAaggtttgttattattatctgGAGCTATATGTTCATATTCCAGTGCGGGACGGCGGCTCTATGAGCTCACAGTCATTATATTGAGTCCTTTAATCACCCATCAGTCTTTGCTGCACGCGGGCAACATGTCAACCCTTACCTCACCCTCGCCTACCTCTGACCTCAGCGCTCGCCGCTCAGCCTGATGGGAGATTCGCTCATTGGGAAACAGAAGGATATTAGTCAAGACTTAGATATTTGGCTTTGAAGGGATCTTTGGCCGAGCGTCCACGAGAAGCAATCAGGATATTGTGTGAAGTCCAAGACCAAATACCAGGTGCAGGAAAACCACTGGGCTTTATTTTCTTGTGAGCGCTTCTGCAAAACAGCATGAAATCGGTGACAGAGGCCTGCTGATGTTTATTGCCTCagataataaatgttattgagAAATACTGCTCAGCTTCCAATTGATAGTCTTTCAATCATGTTGAACTTTGTTTAACCTTATGAAGCTACTGTATAATGAATTTACAAAGACTCAGACTCTGTTTCACACTCCATGCCTTCTGTCTCTGATTGAGATTTTAAAAGGTCTTTTAATATAATTCAGTAAGCGATGACAGAATTCATTGTCGCGTGTGTTATTTCTCGTCTGGTTTTTAGGTGGTCTCGTCGTCTCTGTCAGTTGGTGAAGCTTTCAGTCCTGAACCTTCTGAACGCCACAGTCTCCATCATATTGACTCCAGACTGCAGCTGCTACTTCCTGTGCAGGACTTCCTGTCTGTGCGGAGCCCGTCGCAGGTACTGATCTCTCCTGTTCTTTAACAGAGCTGGTTTCTGTCCAAAATGGTTTTATGGATCACCGAAGTTGTTTGTGGATCAATTTAGCACACGTCCAGTGGCAAGCAGACATCAGTTTGGTCTGAATCATGATGTTCTTTGACATTTGACCAGCTGTTTTACTCAGTGAATCGATGAATCATCGCCGTATGGTTTGAATGTGCTCATTATGAGCGTCTGTAACAGAAGCTCGTGTCTTCATCAGGCCAGCAGCCTTCACTGAGGCTGGAGAAGTGtcgtaaataatgaaatattgagGTTCATTTCTCGTCTTATGCGTCCTGGGAGCAGTTTGAAACTCTTTCCCATTGACGCCGGTCCTGGAACGGGTTCAGCGTGAGCGGCTCCGGTGCGACTCCAGCATTCAGTCATTGCAGGAGTATTTTATAGGCTCGAGATTTCATCTGCCGCTGCGTCGTTTCAGTCTCGGAGTCACGCAGTGTTTTTCTGTTCTGCTTCCTAATGAATGTCATTACACTTTAGCTGCACAAACAGAATGAAAGTGACATCTGATTAAAACCATTTGTTTGCGAACTCTCTCATCACTCGCTCTGTATCCCAGATCCGACAGTTTTTAAACTCCTTTTAAcctgtttaattttttcccaaattctatATTCCATTTACGTTTTTTTCAAGATCCTGTTTTAATGGGTTCATTagattttaataatctttttttaaacaaaatcttGAAAAATGTAGCTTAATAATGTCTTATCGGTTGGAATAATAAAACTTTGacaatttattaatgtatgcaTATTTTCAACAATTATAGTGCCCTGTATtaaatagtttttctttttattaatttatctgtGTTTTATGATTTGATATAAATTTATTATCAGACAGTAAACCGTAGCAATCAAAtgcataaaacttttttttcaaacaacagaagtttattgtttataattatgATTTGGTGTgatattctttttaaagaaCTATTTTAGTAAACTTTatcttcattattattattacttgatATTCACCAATGCTTTACTTAAAGCCTttgtatataatgcattataaaagtacTTTTAATGCATAAATTATGCATCAAATGaattcattaataattataagcacaattataacatattataatacACTGTTATGCTGTTATACCTTTAGaaagtataatgcattaaagcacactacaaacaaaacttCAGTTCCAGTGTGGTCTGGGGTGTTTGTCCTggtctttttgttgtgttagtCCAGGTCTGGTCCGGTCTGGTCCGGTCTGGTCTGGTGCAGTGTTAGTCCTGGTCTGGTCTGGTGTGGTCAGGTCTGGTCTGTTAGTTCTGGTCTGGACTGATCTGGTGTGGTCTGGTGTGTTTGTCCTAGTCTGATTTGTGTGTTAGTCCAGGTCTGGTCTAGTCTGGTGTGGTGTGTTAGTTCTGGTCTGGTCTGGTGTTAGTCCTGGTCTTGTCTGGTGTGGTCAAGTCTGGTGTTAGTCCTGGTCTGGTCCAGTCTGGTCTGGTGTGGTCTGGTCCGGTGTGGTCAGGTCTGGTCTGTTAGTTTTGGTCTGGTGTGGTGTGTTAGTCCAGGCCTGGTCTGGTGTTAGTCCTGGTCTGGTCTGGTCTGGCCCGGTGTGGTCTGGTCTGGTGTGTTTGTCCTGGTCTGATTTGTGTGTTAGTCCAGGTCTGGTCTGGTCTGTGAGTGATGGTCTGGTCTGGTGTGTTAGTCCAGGTCTGGTCTGTTGTGTGAGTCATGGTCTGGTCTGGTGTGATCTGGAGTGTTTGTCCTTGTCTGGTCCGGTCTGGTGTGGTCTGGTCTATGGTGTGTGTTAATCCAGGTCTTGTCTGGTCTGGTGTGTTAATCCTGCTCTGGAGTGGTGTTGGTCCGGTCCGGTGtggtgtggtgtgtgtgtgtgtgtgtgtgtgtgtgtgtgtgtgttagtccAGGTCTTTGTTGGTCTGgtgttataattatttatgaaaagataCAATGCATACAGCGTACATCATGAAtacctttataatgcattatgtgtAATGATTCTCATAGAAGCGTGTTATCCgttatctgtttgtttgtgtgtttatgtaccACCATGATGTCTAAAAACTCAAAATGGAGTTGAGAAATGCGTTTGCGTAATATAGCATGATCATAGGAGTGTGAAGTCCAGGAGTTGTTCTGGTGAAGAGGCCTGATGTTTTGAGAAGCTGCTGTCAGAGATccgaatgtgtttgtgtgtgatctGATGGATGCAGCGCTGACTCTCAGCAGACTGTGTCTAATCAGTAATAACATCAGAGATTGGTCCCAGCTGGGAAATGTGGGTCAGAGATGCTGGAGCGTTCAGTAGAGCCGTTATCAAAAGTATTGTGACTCACATTTGGCTCTGCTCGTTGCATTCAGCCCGCGATCGGAGTCGACAGTCGTGTTTTGTTCTGatgttgttgttctgttgtcATGTGTTCAGCGACTGGACCGAGTCCCAACAAAATCTGCTGTCTGCGAGTCGGACGCTGAAGCTGCATTTCTCTCTTTTTGACTGAAGGTGTAACATTGATTCATGTGCTTCTGATCTGCTGCTTTCCTCTCTAATACTGCAGGAATGTGAGAGCGTGAGTTACTCTGCGGTCAGAGCATTAGTGTGTGTGTCCATGATGAGGTCTTGTCCTGTCTGGTCTGGTGTGTGTGTTAGTTCAGGTCTGGTCTGGTGTGGTCTGGTGGGGTGTGATCTGGTCTGGTCCTGTGTGGTGCGGTCTGGTGTGTTAGTCCAGGTCTAGTCTGTTTTGGTCTTGTCTGATATTGTCTGTGTGTCAGTCCTGGTCTGGT
Above is a genomic segment from Labeo rohita strain BAU-BD-2019 chromosome 17, IGBB_LRoh.1.0, whole genome shotgun sequence containing:
- the fsip1 gene encoding fibrous sheath-interacting protein 1 isoform X2, translating into MEVSAGDMSRSGACDESPRTLELISPDHTALTDPEAFHEKNSGCLTLAEKMLTDQVSVDRMDITKGFLDDISRPASSEIKRLSRDCPRSLEVLSPDVTHSEVHSSTHERTDLTAENSSDQEESDEETEDPELRKAIKKMKRLDRTLALKASAEREVKQRGKEQHQRLCQELQAVNLRMSSNEMENTRRFLALTPNNYQDCDEVDFVPVFETEVLDLKNNMNTRHETEEHAGQQVMEDQPADGRQRGAARSKRRQDFVKRNIELAGATGNSFLLTQQEKERIEELLKDLEEELDDSDLLTEPQVVSSSLSVGEAFSPEPSERHSLHHIDSRLQLLLPVQDFLSVRSPSQESLQENTGDTERRLREIQLQLQLLEEDEPSASVRLSSDQLRNLLLECEEEMIRSPAGSSSESSLRTSSALDASPRLSGSDLLRDAAAQ
- the fsip1 gene encoding fibrous sheath-interacting protein 1 isoform X1 — protein: MEVSAGDMSRSGACDESPRTLELISPDHTALTDPEAFHEKNSGCLTLAEKMLTDQVSVDRMDITKGFLDDISRPASSEIKRLSRDCPRSLEVLSPDVTHSEVHSSTHERTDLTAENSSDQEESDEETEDPELRKAIKKMKRLDRTLALKASAEREVKQRGKEQHQRLCQELQAVNLRMSSNEMENTRRFLALTPNNYQDCDEVDFVPVFETEVLDLKNNMNTRHETEEHAGQQVMEDQPADGRQRGAARSKRRQDFVKRNIELAGATGNSFLLTQQEKERIEELLKDLEEELDDSDLLTEPQVVSSSLSVGEAFSPEPSERHSLHHIDSRLQLLLPVQDFLSVRSPSQESLQENTGDTERRLREIQLQLQLLEEDEPSASVRLSSDQLRNLLLECEEEMIRSPAGSSSESSLRTSSALDASPRLSGSDLLRDAAAQLHNK
- the fsip1 gene encoding fibrous sheath-interacting protein 1 isoform X3, producing MEVSAGDMSRSGACDESPRTLELISPDHTALTDPEAFHEKNSGCLTLAEKMLTDQVSVDRMDITKGFLDDISRPASSEIKRLSRDCPRSLEVLSPDVTHSEVHSSTHERTDLTAENSSDQEESDEETEDPELRKAIKKMKRLDRTLALKASAEREVKQRGKEQHQRLCQELQAVNLRMSSNEMENTRRFLALTPNNYQDCDEVDFVPVFETEVLDLKNNMNTRHETEEHAGQQVMEDQPADGRQRGAARSKRRQDFVKRNIELAGATGNSFLLTQQEKERIEELLKDLEEELDDSDLLTEPQVVSSSLSVGEAFSPEPSERHSLHHIDSRLQLLLPVQDFLSVRSPSQSVRLSSDQLRNLLLECEEEMIRSPAGSSSESSLRTSSALDASPRLSGSDLLRDAAAQLHNK
- the fsip1 gene encoding fibrous sheath-interacting protein 1 isoform X4 → MEVSAGDMSRSGACDESPRTLELISPDHTALTDPEAFHEKNSGCLTLAEKMLTDQVSVDRMDITKGFLDDISRPASSEIKRLSRDCPRSLEVLSPDVTHSEVHSSTHERTDLTAENSSDQEESDEETEDPELRKAIKKMKRLDRTLALKASAEREVKQRGKEQHQRLCQELQAVNLRMSSNEMENTRRFLALTPNNYQDCDEVDFVPVFETEVLDLKNNMNTRHETEEHAGQQVMEDQPADGRQRGAARSKRRQDFVKRNIELAGATGNSFLLTQQEKERIEELLKDLEEELDDSDLLTEPQESLQENTGDTERRLREIQLQLQLLEEDEPSASVRLSSDQLRNLLLECEEEMIRSPAGSSSESSLRTSSALDASPRLSGSDLLRDAAAQLHNK